The genomic window GCAACGTCAACCGCACCGTCGGCACCATGCTCGGCCACGCGGTCACCAAGAAGTACGGCGGCGCGGGGCTCCCCGAGGGCACCATCGACATCACCTTCACCGGTTCCGCGGGCCAGTCCTTCGGGGCGTTCCTGCCCGCGGGCATCACCCTGCGGCTCGAAGGCGACGCCAACGACTACGTCGGCAAGGGCCTGTCCGGCGGCCGGGTCGTCGTCCGCCCCGACCGCGGCGCCGACCACCTCGCCGAATACTCCACCATCGCGGGCAACACCATCGCCTACGGTGCCACCGGCGGCGAGCTGTTCCTGCGCGGCAGGACCGGCGAGCGCTTCTGCGTGCGCAACTCCGGCGCCACCGTCGTCGCGGAAGGCGTCGGCGACCACGGTTGCGAGTACATGACCGGCGGCCGCGCCGTCGTCCTCGGCGCCACCGGGCGCAACTTCGCAGCCGGCATGTCCGGCGGCATCGCCTACGTCCTCGACCTGGACCCGGCCGCCGTCAACCCCGGCATGGTCGGGGTCGAGGCGCTCGACGCCGACGACATCACGTGGCTGCACGATGTGGTGCGCCGTCACGCCGAGGAGACCGGCTCCACCGTCGCCGAGCGGCTGCTCGCCGACTGGGGCGCCGCCCTCACCCGCTTCGGCAAGGTCATGCCGAGGGACTACAAGGCAGTGCTCGCCGCCAAGAACGCCGCCGAGCAGGCCGGACTCTCCGAGTCCGAGACCACCGCGAAGATGATGGAGGCGGCGAATGGCTGACCCCAAGGGCTTCCTCACCACCGGCCGCGAGACCGCCCCGACGCGCCCGGTCGAGGAGCGCAGGCAGGACTGGAACGAGGTCTACGTCCCCGGCGGGCTGCTGCCGATCATCAGCAAGCAGGCCGGCCGCTGCATGGACTGCGGCATCCCGTTCTGCCACAACGGCTGTCCGCTGGGGAACCTGATCCCCGAGTGGAACGACTACGCCTACCGCGAGGACTGGCAGGCCGCCTCCGAGCGGCTGCACGCCACCAACAACTTCCCGGAGTTCACCGGGCGGCTGTGCCCGGCGCCCTGCGAGTCCGCGTGCGTGCTCGGCATCAACCAGCCCGCCGTCACCATCAAGAACGTCGAAGTCACCATCATCGACAAGGCGTGGGACGCCGGCGACGTCACCCCGCAGCCGCCCGAGCGGCTGTCCGGCAAGACCGTCGCGGTCATCGGCTCGGGCCCCGCGGGCCTGGCCGCCGCCCAGCAGCTCACCCGGGCCGGGCACACCGTCGCGGTCTACGAGCGGGCCGACCGGATCGGCGGGCTGCTGCGCTACGGCATCCCCGAGTTCAAGATGGAGAAGCGGCACATCAACCGGCGCATCGAGCAGATGCGCGCGGAGGGCACCAAGTTCCGCACCGGCGTGCAGATCGGCACCGACCTGGACGCCGGCAAGCTCGCCAAGCGGTACGACGCCGTCGTCATCGCGGCCGGCGCGACCGTCTCCCGCGACCTGCCGGCCCCCGGCAGGGAGCTGAACGGCATCCACTTCGCGATGGAGTACCTGCCGCTGGCCAACAAGGTACAGGAGGGCGACTTCGTGGCGCCCCCCATCACCGCCGAGGGCAAGCACGTCGTCGTCATCGGCGGCGGCGACACCGGGGCGGACTGCGTCGGCACCGCCCACCGGCAGGGCGCCCGCTCGGTCACCCAGCTGGAGATCATGCCGCGCCCCGCGGACGAGCGCACGGTCGGCCAGCCCTGGCCGACGATGCCGGCCGTCTACAAGGTCACCTCGGCGCACGAGGAGGGCGGCGAGCGGGTCTACGCCGTCAACACCGTGAAGTTCACCGGCGACGAGGACGGCAACGTCCGCGAGCTGCACCTGGTCGAGGTCGTCTTCCAGGACGGCCGCTTCGTGCCGCAGGAGGGCACCGAGCGGGTCATCCCGGCCGAACTGGTCACCCTCGCCATGGGCTTCACCGGCACCGACCAGTCCAACGGCCTGGTCGAGCAGCTCGGCCTCGCCCTGGACGCCCGCGGCAACATCGCCCGCGACCGCTCCTACGCCACGAACGTCGACGGCGTCTTCGTCGCCGGCGACGCCGGCCGCGGCCAGTCGCTCATCGTGTGGGCCATCGCCGAAGGCCGCTCGGCGGCCAAGGCCGTCGACGCGTACCTCACCGGCCTCCCGTCCGCCCTGCACGCCCCGATCCGCCCCACGGACCGGCCGCTGACCGTCTGACGGCCCCCCGAATGTCCCGCACAACGGCGTGCGGAACGCCAGCAGCGCCCGCCTCCCCGACCGAAGGCGGGCGCTGTGCCGTCGGCGCCCACCGGGGGCGGCGTCAGGTGTCGACGTCGAGTTCGGTGTGGCACAGCGCGCAACGGGCCCGCAGGCGCCCGCGGCAGGGGAGCCGGATGCGCTGGAAGCACGTGGGGCACGGGAAGGCGACCCGTACCGTCGGGCCCGCGGCCTCGAAGGAGTAGTCGGGCCCCGCCGCCAGCGCCTTGCGGTCCTTGGCGTAACGGCGCCGGGCCGCCCAGCCCGCCGCGGCCAGCGGCGCGCGGCGCAGGTCGTGCTCGGCGCGGGCCAGGCCCTCCCGGTAGGCGTCACGCGCCTGCGCGCTGCGGAACCACGGCTCCACGTCGTCGCCGAAGGCCCGCGCCCGCTTGGCCAGCACGTAGCCGAACTCCTCCGGCGTCAGATAGCCCAGCTTGTACGCCGACATCATCAGCCGCTCGCCGCGGATCGCGGCCTCCTCGCGGTAGGCGTCGAGCAGCAGCCAGCCCGCGCCCAGATACGTCGTCACCGTGTCGGTCAGGATCTCGTTGTCCCGGGTGCCGGGGAACTCCAGGCCGAGCCGGTGCAGATAGACGTGCGTCACCTCGTGCGCCAGCGCCGCGCCCACGTCGCGCCTGTCGGTCCTGAACCGCGAGTGCAGCTCGATGAAGTATTCGGGGCCCGCGGCCAGTTCGACGTTCCCCGCGTGCACCATGTCGCGGAAGCCGACGACCATACGGGCGTCAGGCAGCCGGAAGTGCTGCACCATCACCCGGGCGACCCGCTGCGCGCCCAGATACAGGTCCTCGTCGGGCGGGAAGTCCACCAGTTCCGGGTGCACGCTGCTCGGGAAGCGCTGCACCCCGTCGCCGGACAGCCTGCGGTACAGCGCGGTGAGCGCCGCCCGTACCGTGTCGAGGTGCGGGAAACCGTGCACGATGGCCCCGCCTCCCGCGGTCGACGCCCCCGGCTCCGCGTACTCGGCCATGACCACCTCCCCGTGACGGACGAGCCTACGCGCCGCCGTGGGCGCCTGTCCCCGGTGGCACGGCTTGCGGCAGCATGTGCGGCATGCCTGTTCTGACCCACGCGGAGGCCGAGACCCGTGCCCGCGACCTCACCGTTCACCACTACGCGCTCGACCTCGACCTGACCGGAGGTGACGAGGCGTTCGGCTCGACGACCGTGATCCGGTTCCTGGCCCTGCGCGACTGCGACACCTTCGCCGAGATCCGGCCCGCCGCCCTGCGCCGCGTCGTACTCGACGGCCGCGAGCTCGACCCCGGCCTGCTGTCCGACAACCGGATCGCGCTGGCCGGCCTGGCCGCGGGCGAGCACGAGCTGCGCGTCGAGGCGGACATGTCCTACTCCCGCACCGGCGAGGGCATGCACCGCTTCACCGACCCCGAGGACGGTGAGGCGTACGTCTACTCCCAGCTGTTCATGAACGACATGCAGCGCGTCGCCGCGTCCTTCGACCAGCCCGACCTCAAGGCCGTCTTCGACGTCAGCGTCAGCGCCCCGCGGGAGTGGACCGTCCTCGGCAACGGCATCGCCACCAGGACCGCGCCCGGCCGCTGGCAGCTGGCCACCACCCCGCCGCTGGCCACCTACTTCGTCGCCGTCGCCGCGGGCCCCTGGCACTCGGTGCGCACCGAGCACGCCGGCCTGCCGTTCGGCCTGCACTGCCGCCGCTCGATGGCCCGCCACCTCGACCACGACGCCCCGGCGATCCTCGGCATCACCCGGCGCTGCTACGACCGCTACCACGAGCTGTTCGGCGAGGCGTACCCCTACGACTCCTACGACCAGGCCTTCGTCCCGGAGTTCAACGCCGGGGCGATGGAGAACCCGGGTCTTGTCACCTTCCGGGAGGACTTCGTGCACCGCTCGGCCGTCACCCCGGTCGAGGCCCAGTTCCGCGGGGTGGTCATCGCGCACGAGATGGCGCACATGTGGTTCGGCAACCTCGTCACGCTGCGCTGGTGGGACGACATCTGGCTGAACGAGTCCTTCGCCGAGTACATGGGCTGCCAGGTGCTCTCCGAGGCCACCGGATTCACCGGTACCTGGACGGACTTCGCGATCGCCCGCAAGGCCTGGGGCTACGACGCCGACCAGCGCCCCTCCACCCACCCCGTCGCCCCCGACCCGGAAGCGGTGCCGGACACCGCGTCCGCGATGAACAACTTCGACGGCATCTCCTACGCCAAGGGCGCCTCCGCGCTGCGCCAGCTCGTCGCCTGGCTCGGGCCCAAGGCCTTCACCGCCGGGCTCAACACGCACTTCGCCCGGCACCGCTTCGGCAACGCCGCGCTCGCCGACTTCCTCGACTCCCTCGGCTCCGCCACCGACCGCGACGTCCCCGGCTGGGCTGCGGCCTGGCTGCGCACCTCGGGCCTGGACACGCTGACCCCCGCGGTGGGGCCCGGCGGGCCCGAGGGCGGCTGGCGGCTGGAGATCGACCACCGCGGGCAGCGCCCGCACCGGATCGAGGTCGGGCTCTACGACCGGGCCGTCACCGCCCCCGGCACGCTCGTGCTGCGCGACCGGCTCACCGTCGACATCGCCGCCGACTCGGTCGCCGAACACCACGAACTGGCCGGGCCGCGGCCCGACGTGATCCTGCTCAACGACGGCGACCTGACCTTCGCCAAGGTCCGCTTCGACCCGCACTCCTGGGCGACACTGCGCGACACCCTCGGCGGGCTGCCCGACCCGCTCGGCCGGGCAGTGGTCTGGAACGCGGCACGCGACCTCGTACGCGACGGGGCCATCGCCCCGGCCGAATATCTGGCGCTGACCGCCGCACACCTGCCGGGGGAGGCCGAGCCCGGCATCGTCGACGCCGTCCTCACCTTCGCCCGCGGGCCGCTCGCCGACCAGTACCTCGACCCGGCGCTGCGCCCCGACGCGCTGCGCACCCTCGCGGAGGTCGCCCGCGCACTGCTCGCCGCCGGCCTCGACGGCACCCGGCTCAGCGCCACCCGCACGCTGGTCGACGCGGCGCTCGACGCCGGGGAGCTGCGCGGCTGGTACGACGGCGGGGAGATCCCCGGGGGCCCGCCCCTGGACCCCGAGCTGCGCTGGCGGATGCTGCTGCGGCTCGCGGTACTCGGCGCGGCCGGCCGCGCCGACATCGACGCGGAGCTCGCACGCGACCCCAGCGCCGTCGGGCGCGAGGGCGCGGCCAGGTGCCGGGCCGCGCTGCCGGACGCCGCGGCCAAGGCTGCCGCGTGGGAGGCGATGTTCCACGACGACTCGCAGTCGAACTACCTCTTCACGGCCAACGCGCAGGGTTTCTGGCACCCCGAGCACGTCGCGCTCACCGCGGAGTACGTCGAGCGGTACTTCCCCGAGGTGGTGCCGCTTGCGGCCCGCCGCGGCACCGCGATCGCGGAGGCGGCCGGGCGCACGGCCTTCCCGGCGACGGCGGTCTCCACCACCACCCTCGCCCTCGGCCACGCCTGCCTCTCCACCCCCTCCATCACCCCAGCCCTCCACCGCGCCCTGACCGACCGCCTGGACGACCTCTCCCGCACGCTGCGCATCCGCGCGTAGTTTTTTTCCGGGGCCGCGCTGATCGCCCCTTGCGGTGGCGGCTTGCCTGCGCCCCGGCGGGTGGCTTGTCGCGCAGTTCCCCGCGCCCCTGGGGGTGCCCTCCGCACGGAGGGTGAGCGTTTTCCAGGGGCGCGAGGAACTGCCCGCGCAACCACGGCGCTGGGAAAGCTGCGCCGCCACCGCAAGTGGCAGCCCCCTCAGAGGCGCGCGGAATGGCGCGCTCAGCCACGACGGCGGGGAAACGGCGAACGCCACCGCAAGTGGCACCCACCCCCCAACTCCCCGGGGAAATGGGGCGTGCCCGCCATGGGGAGTGGGTCGTTGTGCTGGGGGAGGGAAAAGAACACGTGGAGGACGGTTGAAGGAGATGCCCGGCCTGGCGGGTGGCCGGCAAGGCCCGGCGGAACTGCGACCCCTGGTCGACACCGTGCTGACCGCCCTGGAGGAGGGCGCCGCCGCCCGGGGCGGCCCGATGCCGGCGGGCGGGCCGAAGGAGACCGCGCGCCGGGTGGCCGGCGCCGTGGGCCGGCCCCTGCCAGGCATGGGCACCGGCGCCCACGAGGCTTTGCACACGCTGGTGCGCGAGATGGCCCGGGGGGCCGCCGACCCGGCGGACCCCTACTGCGCCGCCCACCTGCACTGCCCGCCCCTCGCCCTGGCCGCGGCAGCGGAGTTGGCCGCGGCCTCGCTCAATCCGTCGCTGGACTCCTGGGACCAGGCACCGGCCGCCACCGAGATCGAGGCGCGGGCCGCCGCCGCGCTGGCGGCGGTCGTCTATCCCGACCTGCCGGCCCCCGACGCGCTGATGACGACCGGCGGGACGGAGTCCAACCAGCTCGCCCTGCTGCTGGCGCGGGAGCGGGCGGCCGGCGGACCCCGCGTGCAGGTGGTGTGCGGGGCGAATGCGCACCACAGCGTGCAGCGCGCCGCCTGGCTGCTCGGCCTGCCGAGCCCCGTCGTCGTGGACACCCCCAGCGGTGTGCTCGACCCCGCGGACGTGGACGCCGCGCTGGACGAACTGCCGGGCCGCGCCATGCTCGTGGCGACCGCGGGCACCACGGACACCGGCGCGATCGACCCGCTGCCGCAGCTGGCGCAGACCGCGGCCAGGCACGGCGCCGAGCTGCACGTGGACGCGGCCTACGGCGGCCCGCTGCTGTTCAGCCGGCACGAGGCCGGCAAGCTCGACGGGCTGCAGTCGGCCGTCTCCGTCACCCTCGACCTGCACAAGCTCGGCTGGCAGCCGGTCGCGGCCGGCCTGCTCGCCGTACCGGACGGCGCCGCCCTGCGCCCGCTGGGCCATCAGGCGGACTATCTGAACGCCACCGACGACACCGAGGCGGGCCTGCCCGACCTGCTGGGCCGCTCGCTGCGCACCACCCGCCGCCCCGACGTGCTGAAGATCGCCGTCACCATGCGGGCGCTGGGCCGCGAAGGCCTCGGCGCCCTGGTGGACACCGTCTGCGGGCACGCGCAGGAGCTGGCCGCCGCCGTCGACCGGCACCCGGCGCTCGACCTGCACGGGCAGCCGGTGATCAGCACCGTGCTCTTCCGTCCGGCGGGCGCCGACGACGAGCAGGTGGCGGCGCTGCGCCGGGAGCTGATGTACGAGGGGCGGGCGGTGCTCGGCCGCGCGGCGGCGGGCGGCCGGCTGTGGCTCAAGGCGACCCTGCTCAACCCGCACATCCGCCAGCAGGACCTGGACGCCCTGCTCCGGCTGGTGACCGACGCGCAGGCCAGGCAGACCCAGGCGGCACCGTGACGCGCCCGGCGCCGTACCCGACCAGGAAGGTTCAGCACCGATGAACGCCCCGACCGCACCGGAGAACGAACCGGAGAAGGACAAGGAGGCCGGCCAGGCCCAGGAAGCCGGCCAGGACGAAGCCCAAGCCCAGGACCAGGAGCCCTTCGACCTGCTGGGCGTCGGCATCGGCCCGTTCAACCTGTCGCTGGCCGCGCTCGCCGACGCCGTGCCGGGTCTGACCGCGGCCTTCTACGACCAGCGGCAGGACTTCCACTGGCACCCCGGGCTGCTGGTCGACGGCGCCACCTTGCAGGTGCCCTTCCTCGCCGACCTGGTGACGCTCGCCGACCCGGCCAGCCGCTGGTCGTTCCTGAACTTCCTCAAGACCCGCGAACGGCTCTTCCCGTTCTACTTCGCCGAGCGCTTCCACGTGCACCGGGCCGAATACGACGCCTACTGCCGCTGGGTCGCCGAGGCGCTGCCGTCCACGCACTTCGGGCAGCAGGTCGACACGGTCCGCTGGGACGCCGCACGCGCCCGCTTCGAGGTCGACCACACCCAGCTCGACCTGCACGGCGAGGCCGAGGCCCTGGGCCGCACCTACGCCAGGCATCTGGTGCTGGGCATCGGCACGGCGCCCTACGTGCCCGAGCCGCTGCGGCCGCTGGCGGAGGCGCCGACCGTACCCGTGGTGCACTCCGCCGACTACCTGCCGCAGCGCGAGCGGCTGCTGGCCGCCGAGCACATCACCGTGATCGGCTCCGGGCAGTCCGGCGCCGAGGTCTTCCTGGACCTGCTGCGGTCCCGGCCCGCGGGCCGGGAGGCGATCACCTGGCTGGCGCGCACCCCGGCCTTCGCGCCGATGGAGTACAGCAGGCTCGGCCTGGAACACTTCACGCCCGACTACACCCGCTACTTCCACGGCCTGCCCGAGCAGGTGCGCGACCGGCTGGTGCCGCAGCAGTGGCAGCTGCACAAGGGCATCGACACCGAGACCATCACCGCCATCCACGACGAGCTCTACCGCCGCACCCTGGACGGCGGCTGGCCCGACGCGGTGCTGACCCCCGGCGTGACAGTGCGCACCGCCGGCCGGATCGGCACCACCGGCGTCGAACTGCATCTGGAGCACGCCGACCAGGGCACCCGCACCCGCCTGGTGACCAGCGCGGTGGTGCTCGCCACCGGCTACCGCGAGCGACCGCTCGACCAGCTGCTCGCCCCGCTGCACCCGTACATGCTGCGGGACTCGGCGGGCCGGCCGCGGATCGACGCGCGGCACCGGCTGGAGCTCGACCGGCGGATCACCGGCCGGGTCTACGTCCAGAACGCCGAACGCCACACCCACGGCGTCGGCGCCCCGGACCTGGGCCTGGCCGCCTGGCGGTCCGCCGTCGTGCTGAACGACCTGACGGGGCTGCTGACCGGCGCGGAGCACTATCCGCTGCCGGCCAGGACCGCCTTCACCACCTTCGGTCTTGACGGCGCCGCCGCCTGCGACGTGCCTACGAGAACAGCGGCACTCCGGCGCGGGTGAGCCGCCACTGGTCGCCGCCGAAGGCCGACGGGTCGATCGTGCCGTGCGCCTGCACCCAGGCGATGATCGTGTTGCGGATCTCGTCGGAGCTGGACCACACCTGCTGGGCGGCGGCCACGTGCGGGTAGTTGCTGCCGCCGCTTGAGCGGTAGTTGTTCACCGCGAGCACGAACTGCGCGGCCGGGTCGATCGGCGCGCCGCCCGCGGTGAGGTTCACGATCCGCGAGCCGGCCGGCTGCGCGATGTCGATGTCGTACGACACGCCGCTGAGTACGTCGTAGCTGAAGTCGGGGGTGTTGTCGGCGTTGGTGATCTTCGTGACGTCGACCGGGGCGTCCGGCGCGGTCTGCACGTAGTACGCCGCCGACCACTCCAGGTAGTCCTTGACCTGGGCGCCGGTCAGCAGCTTGGCCTCCAGGGTGTTCTCGTAGACGTAGAGCCCGGCCACGTCCCGCAGCGAGACCTGGCCGGCGGGGATCGCGGCGGTCCGCGAGAAGGGCGACGCCTCGGACAGCACCGGCAGCCCGGCGTAGGCGGTGCCGGCCAGCGCCGCCTTCACCGTGTCGGACTGCACCAGGTTGAGGAAGTCGATGATCGGGGTGTCCTTGTACGTGGACTCCGCCGCGGACATCGCGACCGTGCAGGTGCCGACGACCTGGTTGACGTAGTCCACGACCTTCTGGTGCTCCTCGCGCACCAGCTTGGCGACGTGCGGGTCCTCGGCGACGGTGTTGGCGTTGCGCACCTCGGCGGTGACCGAGGAGACGTGCCAGCGGCCGCGGTCGAAGGTCAGGTCGATGTCGAAGACCGACAGCCGCATGCCCCACATCAGCGGCTCTGACAGCACCACGGTCTTGCCGGTCTGCTCGTTGACGACCAGGGTCTGCGGGCGCTCCACGTGGGTGTGGCCGACCAGGATCGCGTCGATGCCCGGCACCTGTGCGGCGACCAGCGACGAGGCGTTCTCCGGGTAGGGCACCGCGTCGCCGTAGCTGGTGGAGCCGTCCAGGCCGGAGTGGTCGGTGCAGATCACCACGTCGCAGCCGAGCGCGCGCAGCTTGGGCACGTAGATCTTCGCCTGCTCGACCAGGCCGGGGAAGGACATCTTGCCCTGCACGTTGGCCTTGTCCCAGATGGCGATGCCGGGGTTGGTCAGGCCGAGGATGCCGACCTTCACCGGCCGGCCGCCGTGCACCGCGATCTCCTTGACCAGGTAGGGCGGGAAGGCGGGCTTGAGGGTGGTGGCGTCCACCGCGTTGGCGGCGAGCAGCGGGAAGTCGCACTGGTCCTGGAAGGCGCGCAGCAGCGGGATGCCGTAGTTGAACTCGTGGTTGCCGAGTGCGGCGGCGTCGTACTTCATGTGGTTCATGGCCAGCGCCATCGGGTGCCGCGGGCCGCGCCGGGCGCCGGTGATCGGCTCCACCCGGGCGTAGTAGTAGGACAGCTGGGTGCCCTGGATGATGTCGCCGGCGTCGATCAGCAGCGTGCGGTCGTGGCCCTTCTCGGCGCGGGCCTGCTCCACCAGGGTGGCGACCTTGGCCAGGCCGACGTCGTTGTGGGTGGCGTCGTCGTACTCGGCGTTGGTGAAGTAGTCCCAGTTCAGCGCGTGGCCGTGCAGGTCGGTCGTGCCCAGCACCCGCAGGCTGAAGGTCCGCTCCGGCCGGCCGTGGCCGTGCCCGTGGCCCTGCTCGGCGGCCTGCGCGGGACCGGCCGCGGCGACCGCGCCCGCGGTGCCCGCCAGCGCCACGCCGGCGCCGGTGGCGGCCGAGCGGTTGATGAAGTCCCTGCGGTTGAGCGGCATCTCGTCTCCTTGACGTCACGGGCGTGCTGAGGGCACAACGCGCGTAGATTCTGGACCAGGCAGGTGCTCGCGCAACAGACCCCACAGGTTAACGACGGCCGTCCGCCGCCTCCCCGGCCACCCGGAACACCGCCGGCGCCCGCCGGAACGCTCATCCGAGCGGACACGCGCCACTTCGAGAGTTGTCAACAACCGTTAACCCAGTCGTCGTTGGGCAGTTGCATCCAGTGGTCATGGCTACCAACGAGTAAGTCATACGCTCGACACATGCGCCGAGCGAAAATTGTCTGCACCCTGGGGCCCGCCACCGACTCCTACGACCAGATCAAGGCACTGGTCGAGGCCGGGATGGACGTGGCACGGCTCAACCTGAGCCACGGAAGCTACGCCGAGCACGAGGACCGCTACCGACGGGTGCGCAAGGCGTCCGACGAGACCGGCCGCAGCGTCGGCATCCTGGTGGACCTTCAGGGCCCGAAGATCAGGCTCGGCCGTTTCGCCGAAGGGCCGGTACTGCTTGAACGCGGTGACGAGTTCACCATCACCACCGACGACATCGAGGGTGACCAGCAGATCTGCGGCACCACCTACAAGGGGCTGCCCGCGGACGTGGCGCGCGGGGAGCGCATCCTGGTCGACGACGGCCGGGTCACCCTGGAGGTCACCGACGTCGACGGGGCCCGGGTGCACACCATGTGCATCGAGGGGGGCATGGTCTCCGACAACAAGGGGCTGAACCTGCCGGGCGTGGCGGTGTCGGTGCCCGCGCTGTCCGAGAAGGACATCCGCGACCTGCGCTGGGGCCTGCGCACCGGCGCCGACGTCATCGCGCTGTCCTTCGTCCGCTCCGGGCGGGACGTCGAGGACGTGCTGCGGATCATGGCCGAGGAGAACCGGCGGGTCCCGGTGATCGCCAAGATCGAGAAGCCGCAGGCGGTCGACAACCTCGAAGACATCGTGGACGCCTTCGACGGCATCATGGTCGCCCGCGGTGACCTCGGCGTCGAGATGCCGCTGGAGGCGGTCCCGCTGGTGCAGAAGCGGGCGGTCAAGCTCGCCAAGCGCAACGCCAAGCCGGTGATCGTCGCCACCCAGATGCTGGAGTCGATGATCGACAACTCCCGCCCCACCCGCGCCGAGGCCAGCGACGTGGCCAACGCGGTGATGGACGGCACCGACGCGGTGATGCTCTCCGGCGAGACCAGCGTCGGCAAGTACCCGATCGAGACGGTCAAGACCATGTCGCGGATCGTGGTC from Streptomyces sp. NBC_01198 includes these protein-coding regions:
- a CDS encoding glutamate synthase subunit beta translates to MADPKGFLTTGRETAPTRPVEERRQDWNEVYVPGGLLPIISKQAGRCMDCGIPFCHNGCPLGNLIPEWNDYAYREDWQAASERLHATNNFPEFTGRLCPAPCESACVLGINQPAVTIKNVEVTIIDKAWDAGDVTPQPPERLSGKTVAVIGSGPAGLAAAQQLTRAGHTVAVYERADRIGGLLRYGIPEFKMEKRHINRRIEQMRAEGTKFRTGVQIGTDLDAGKLAKRYDAVVIAAGATVSRDLPAPGRELNGIHFAMEYLPLANKVQEGDFVAPPITAEGKHVVVIGGGDTGADCVGTAHRQGARSVTQLEIMPRPADERTVGQPWPTMPAVYKVTSAHEEGGERVYAVNTVKFTGDEDGNVRELHLVEVVFQDGRFVPQEGTERVIPAELVTLAMGFTGTDQSNGLVEQLGLALDARGNIARDRSYATNVDGVFVAGDAGRGQSLIVWAIAEGRSAAKAVDAYLTGLPSALHAPIRPTDRPLTV
- the pepN gene encoding aminopeptidase N, producing MPVLTHAEAETRARDLTVHHYALDLDLTGGDEAFGSTTVIRFLALRDCDTFAEIRPAALRRVVLDGRELDPGLLSDNRIALAGLAAGEHELRVEADMSYSRTGEGMHRFTDPEDGEAYVYSQLFMNDMQRVAASFDQPDLKAVFDVSVSAPREWTVLGNGIATRTAPGRWQLATTPPLATYFVAVAAGPWHSVRTEHAGLPFGLHCRRSMARHLDHDAPAILGITRRCYDRYHELFGEAYPYDSYDQAFVPEFNAGAMENPGLVTFREDFVHRSAVTPVEAQFRGVVIAHEMAHMWFGNLVTLRWWDDIWLNESFAEYMGCQVLSEATGFTGTWTDFAIARKAWGYDADQRPSTHPVAPDPEAVPDTASAMNNFDGISYAKGASALRQLVAWLGPKAFTAGLNTHFARHRFGNAALADFLDSLGSATDRDVPGWAAAWLRTSGLDTLTPAVGPGGPEGGWRLEIDHRGQRPHRIEVGLYDRAVTAPGTLVLRDRLTVDIAADSVAEHHELAGPRPDVILLNDGDLTFAKVRFDPHSWATLRDTLGGLPDPLGRAVVWNAARDLVRDGAIAPAEYLALTAAHLPGEAEPGIVDAVLTFARGPLADQYLDPALRPDALRTLAEVARALLAAGLDGTRLSATRTLVDAALDAGELRGWYDGGEIPGGPPLDPELRWRMLLRLAVLGAAGRADIDAELARDPSAVGREGAARCRAALPDAAAKAAAWEAMFHDDSQSNYLFTANAQGFWHPEHVALTAEYVERYFPEVVPLAARRGTAIAEAAGRTAFPATAVSTTTLALGHACLSTPSITPALHRALTDRLDDLSRTLRIRA
- a CDS encoding pyridoxal phosphate-dependent decarboxylase family protein, with product MPGLAGGRQGPAELRPLVDTVLTALEEGAAARGGPMPAGGPKETARRVAGAVGRPLPGMGTGAHEALHTLVREMARGAADPADPYCAAHLHCPPLALAAAAELAAASLNPSLDSWDQAPAATEIEARAAAALAAVVYPDLPAPDALMTTGGTESNQLALLLARERAAGGPRVQVVCGANAHHSVQRAAWLLGLPSPVVVDTPSGVLDPADVDAALDELPGRAMLVATAGTTDTGAIDPLPQLAQTAARHGAELHVDAAYGGPLLFSRHEAGKLDGLQSAVSVTLDLHKLGWQPVAAGLLAVPDGAALRPLGHQADYLNATDDTEAGLPDLLGRSLRTTRRPDVLKIAVTMRALGREGLGALVDTVCGHAQELAAAVDRHPALDLHGQPVISTVLFRPAGADDEQVAALRRELMYEGRAVLGRAAAGGRLWLKATLLNPHIRQQDLDALLRLVTDAQARQTQAAP
- a CDS encoding lysine N(6)-hydroxylase/L-ornithine N(5)-oxygenase family protein; translation: MNAPTAPENEPEKDKEAGQAQEAGQDEAQAQDQEPFDLLGVGIGPFNLSLAALADAVPGLTAAFYDQRQDFHWHPGLLVDGATLQVPFLADLVTLADPASRWSFLNFLKTRERLFPFYFAERFHVHRAEYDAYCRWVAEALPSTHFGQQVDTVRWDAARARFEVDHTQLDLHGEAEALGRTYARHLVLGIGTAPYVPEPLRPLAEAPTVPVVHSADYLPQRERLLAAEHITVIGSGQSGAEVFLDLLRSRPAGREAITWLARTPAFAPMEYSRLGLEHFTPDYTRYFHGLPEQVRDRLVPQQWQLHKGIDTETITAIHDELYRRTLDGGWPDAVLTPGVTVRTAGRIGTTGVELHLEHADQGTRTRLVTSAVVLATGYRERPLDQLLAPLHPYMLRDSAGRPRIDARHRLELDRRITGRVYVQNAERHTHGVGAPDLGLAAWRSAVVLNDLTGLLTGAEHYPLPARTAFTTFGLDGAAACDVPTRTAALRRG
- a CDS encoding bifunctional metallophosphatase/5'-nucleotidase, producing MPLNRRDFINRSAATGAGVALAGTAGAVAAAGPAQAAEQGHGHGHGRPERTFSLRVLGTTDLHGHALNWDYFTNAEYDDATHNDVGLAKVATLVEQARAEKGHDRTLLIDAGDIIQGTQLSYYYARVEPITGARRGPRHPMALAMNHMKYDAAALGNHEFNYGIPLLRAFQDQCDFPLLAANAVDATTLKPAFPPYLVKEIAVHGGRPVKVGILGLTNPGIAIWDKANVQGKMSFPGLVEQAKIYVPKLRALGCDVVICTDHSGLDGSTSYGDAVPYPENASSLVAAQVPGIDAILVGHTHVERPQTLVVNEQTGKTVVLSEPLMWGMRLSVFDIDLTFDRGRWHVSSVTAEVRNANTVAEDPHVAKLVREEHQKVVDYVNQVVGTCTVAMSAAESTYKDTPIIDFLNLVQSDTVKAALAGTAYAGLPVLSEASPFSRTAAIPAGQVSLRDVAGLYVYENTLEAKLLTGAQVKDYLEWSAAYYVQTAPDAPVDVTKITNADNTPDFSYDVLSGVSYDIDIAQPAGSRIVNLTAGGAPIDPAAQFVLAVNNYRSSGGSNYPHVAAAQQVWSSSDEIRNTIIAWVQAHGTIDPSAFGGDQWRLTRAGVPLFS
- the pyk gene encoding pyruvate kinase translates to MRRAKIVCTLGPATDSYDQIKALVEAGMDVARLNLSHGSYAEHEDRYRRVRKASDETGRSVGILVDLQGPKIRLGRFAEGPVLLERGDEFTITTDDIEGDQQICGTTYKGLPADVARGERILVDDGRVTLEVTDVDGARVHTMCIEGGMVSDNKGLNLPGVAVSVPALSEKDIRDLRWGLRTGADVIALSFVRSGRDVEDVLRIMAEENRRVPVIAKIEKPQAVDNLEDIVDAFDGIMVARGDLGVEMPLEAVPLVQKRAVKLAKRNAKPVIVATQMLESMIDNSRPTRAEASDVANAVMDGTDAVMLSGETSVGKYPIETVKTMSRIVVAAEEDMLTAGLPPLTDLNKPRTQGGAVARAAAEMGDFLGARFLVAFTQSGDTVRRLSRYRSPIPVLAFTPEPATRSQLNLTWGVETFLGPTVQTTDEMVQQVDEELLRIGRCKKGDVVVITAGSPPGMPGTTNMVRVHHIGEDDAPKA